A region from the Hypericibacter adhaerens genome encodes:
- a CDS encoding ABC transporter substrate-binding protein encodes MIDRRKVMMGLGAGAALALVNPRLAFSGAGQVNFVSWGGTTQDAQEKAWGVPFSAESGIQVVQGGPSDYGKLKAMVEAGNVTWDVVDVEHDFGLYAGKAGLAEKLDFSIINRDELDPRWVSDYAVGSYVSTHVLGYDKGKYGDKAPQHWTDLFDTAKYPGKRAYYKWVGPGLLEVPLLASGVKPEDLYPLDLDRAFKQMDLIKKDILWYSSGAESQQFLASGETPLGMFWSGRLYSLLQDGQNIGLSWNQNLVAADVLVIPKGSPNKDAAMKFLAYAVSAKGQAEMANISAYGPVNTKSLALLNSDILEFQPSQHAAQNVPLNIEYWADNRDTISKRWYEWQAA; translated from the coding sequence ATGATCGATCGTCGCAAAGTCATGATGGGCCTGGGCGCGGGTGCGGCCCTGGCCCTGGTCAATCCCCGGCTTGCCTTCTCGGGTGCCGGCCAGGTCAATTTCGTCAGCTGGGGCGGCACCACCCAGGATGCGCAGGAGAAGGCCTGGGGCGTGCCCTTCAGCGCCGAGAGCGGCATCCAGGTGGTGCAGGGCGGTCCTTCGGACTATGGCAAGCTCAAGGCCATGGTCGAGGCCGGCAACGTCACCTGGGACGTCGTCGATGTCGAGCATGATTTCGGCCTCTATGCCGGCAAGGCGGGCCTCGCGGAGAAGCTCGACTTCTCGATCATCAACCGGGACGAGCTCGATCCGCGCTGGGTGTCGGACTACGCGGTCGGCAGCTACGTCTCGACCCATGTGCTGGGCTACGACAAGGGGAAATACGGCGACAAGGCCCCGCAGCACTGGACCGACCTGTTCGACACGGCGAAATATCCGGGCAAGCGCGCCTATTACAAATGGGTCGGGCCGGGCCTGCTCGAGGTTCCGCTGCTCGCCTCCGGCGTCAAGCCGGAGGATCTCTATCCGCTCGACCTCGACCGCGCCTTCAAGCAGATGGATCTCATCAAGAAGGACATCCTCTGGTACAGCAGCGGCGCCGAATCCCAGCAGTTCCTGGCCTCCGGCGAAACCCCGCTCGGCATGTTCTGGAGCGGCCGGCTCTATTCCCTGCTGCAGGACGGGCAGAATATCGGCCTGTCCTGGAACCAGAACCTCGTGGCGGCCGACGTGCTCGTGATTCCCAAGGGCTCGCCCAACAAGGACGCCGCGATGAAGTTCCTGGCCTATGCCGTCAGCGCGAAGGGCCAGGCCGAGATGGCGAACATCTCCGCCTACGGGCCGGTCAACACCAAGTCGCTGGCCCTGCTGAACTCGGATATCCTCGAATTCCAGCCGAGCCAGCATGCCGCCCAGAACGTTCCGCTGAACATCGAATACTGGGCGGATAACCGGGACACCATCAGCAAGCGCTGGTACGAATGGCAGGCGGCCTGA
- a CDS encoding ABC transporter ATP-binding protein, producing MSAFLSIRGVAKRFHDAVAVNDVSLDIEKGEFVTFLGPSGSGKSTLLYLIAGLHEPSEGDISLQGKSLLDVPPNKRNIGMVFQRYTLIPHMNVTENIAFPLKVRRWPRERIEKRLAEMLALVRLEKFAGRKPSELSGGQQQRVALARALAYDPEILLMDEPLAALDKRLKEDLQLEIRRIHRETGATILYVTHDQEEALRLSDRIAVFNHGRIEQIASGASLYDNPVNRFVAGFVGNSNFLQATIANVTDGRATARMPDGTLIGNVRGKVGLTAGAEGVLLVRPEQFRFGQGEGTGAEAGFPATIRDATYLGETVQVAAVTRWGQELSIRCAPAAFGVGGRDSKGCRVVLSNEAPVLFFPNG from the coding sequence ATGAGCGCGTTCCTCTCCATCCGGGGCGTGGCCAAGCGGTTCCACGATGCGGTGGCGGTCAACGATGTCAGCCTCGATATCGAAAAGGGCGAGTTCGTCACCTTCCTCGGCCCCTCGGGCTCCGGCAAATCGACCTTGCTCTATCTGATCGCCGGGCTGCACGAGCCGTCGGAGGGCGACATCTCGCTCCAGGGCAAGTCGCTTCTCGATGTCCCGCCGAACAAGCGCAACATCGGCATGGTGTTCCAGCGCTATACCCTGATCCCGCATATGAACGTGACGGAGAACATCGCCTTCCCGCTCAAGGTGCGCCGCTGGCCGCGCGAGCGGATCGAGAAGCGCCTGGCCGAGATGCTGGCGCTGGTGCGGCTGGAGAAGTTCGCCGGGCGCAAGCCATCCGAGCTCTCGGGCGGCCAGCAGCAGCGGGTGGCGCTCGCCCGCGCGCTCGCCTACGACCCGGAGATCCTCCTGATGGACGAGCCCCTGGCGGCGCTCGACAAGCGGCTCAAGGAGGATCTCCAGCTCGAGATCCGGCGCATCCACCGGGAGACCGGCGCCACGATCCTCTATGTGACCCACGACCAGGAGGAGGCCTTGCGGCTCTCCGACCGGATCGCGGTCTTCAATCACGGCCGCATCGAGCAGATCGCTTCCGGGGCGTCGCTCTACGACAATCCCGTCAACCGGTTCGTCGCCGGCTTCGTCGGCAACTCGAACTTCCTGCAGGCGACCATCGCGAACGTGACGGACGGACGGGCGACGGCGCGGATGCCGGACGGCACGCTGATCGGCAACGTGCGCGGCAAGGTCGGGCTGACGGCCGGTGCGGAAGGGGTTCTCCTGGTGCGGCCGGAGCAGTTTCGCTTCGGACAGGGCGAGGGGACGGGTGCCGAGGCGGGTTTCCCGGCGACCATCCGGGACGCGACCTATCTGGGCGAGACCGTGCAGGTCGCGGCTGTCACGCGCTGGGGACAGGAGCTGTCCATTCGCTGCGCGCCGGCGGCGTTCGGGGTCGGCGGCCGGGATTCGAAAGGCTGCCGCGTCGTGTTGTCGAACGAGGCCCCGGTCCTGTTCTTCCCGAACGGTTAG
- a CDS encoding ABC transporter permease — protein MLLDFERLGWLRWLLGIVGAVACIFLLLPILFIVLLSFGSSRWLIFPPPAWTLKWYAAFFANPQWIHSVLTSAKIGVLVALCSVLLGFWSALAITRGTFRGKSVLRVFLLMPMVLPVVVLAVGIYSLFLRVGLNGTLPGFVLAHLVIALPFSVIVIGNALLHFDKSIEDAAILCGATPLQAKLRVTVPAIRFSLFTAAIFSFLASWDEIVIAIFMASPTLQTFPVKIWTTLRQDLTPVIAAASSLLVLLTILLLATSALLMRKRR, from the coding sequence ATGTTGCTCGATTTCGAGCGGCTGGGATGGCTGCGCTGGCTCCTGGGCATCGTCGGGGCGGTCGCTTGCATCTTCCTGCTGCTGCCGATCCTGTTCATCGTGCTGCTCTCCTTCGGCTCGTCGCGCTGGCTGATCTTCCCGCCGCCGGCCTGGACGCTCAAATGGTACGCGGCGTTCTTCGCCAATCCGCAATGGATCCATTCGGTGCTGACGAGCGCCAAGATCGGGGTTCTCGTCGCCCTCTGCTCCGTCCTGCTGGGTTTCTGGTCGGCCCTGGCGATCACCCGCGGCACCTTCCGGGGCAAATCGGTCCTGCGGGTCTTCCTGCTGATGCCGATGGTGCTGCCGGTGGTCGTGCTCGCGGTCGGCATCTATTCGCTCTTCCTGCGCGTTGGGCTCAATGGCACGCTGCCGGGCTTCGTCCTTGCCCATCTCGTCATTGCCCTGCCGTTCTCCGTGATCGTGATCGGGAACGCGCTGCTGCATTTCGACAAGTCGATCGAGGATGCCGCGATCCTCTGCGGCGCGACTCCGCTCCAGGCCAAGCTCAGGGTGACGGTGCCGGCGATCCGCTTCAGCCTCTTCACCGCCGCCATCTTCTCGTTCCTGGCCTCCTGGGACGAGATCGTCATCGCGATCTTCATGGCCAGCCCCACCCTGCAGACATTTCCGGTCAAGATATGGACGACGCTTCGCCAGGATCTCACGCCCGTGATCGCCGCCGCCTCGAGCCTGCTGGTGCTGCTGACGATCCTGCTGCTGGCGACCAGCGCGCTGCTCATGAGGAAGCGCCGATGA
- a CDS encoding membrane dipeptidase, giving the protein MAAGNNKKRMIIDGLQADECDPEVFEEWHKGGVSCVHATCMNYTFDNTREALSALSRWRRAFRNHADLVRPARNAKEIRAVAAEGKTAVVLGFQNTLPLEDDLALVEIFYDLGIRAIQMSYNHQGLAGAGCLEPNDTGLSLYGKKIIAEMNRLGMVVDTSHCGVKTTMDSIEHSTAPIAVTHSNASSFSSDVELKHRLKSDEIMKALVKKGGMFGMVLFPAMLPGGMNCTLERFIDLIEHTAGIVGKRNLGLGTDFVWRRPLSYIKQVRTGRGTFDWAPVVPPKWPEWMKTPADFPRIADALAARNWSDEDIDGYMGRNWLDFYERVLG; this is encoded by the coding sequence ATGGCGGCCGGCAATAACAAGAAACGCATGATCATCGACGGGCTGCAGGCCGACGAGTGCGATCCCGAGGTCTTCGAGGAGTGGCACAAGGGCGGCGTATCCTGCGTCCACGCCACCTGCATGAACTACACCTTCGACAATACGCGCGAGGCGCTGTCCGCCTTGTCGCGCTGGCGCAGGGCCTTCCGCAACCATGCGGATCTCGTCCGGCCGGCGCGGAACGCGAAGGAGATCCGCGCCGTCGCGGCCGAGGGCAAGACGGCGGTGGTCCTCGGATTCCAGAACACCCTGCCGCTCGAGGACGATCTGGCGCTGGTCGAGATCTTCTACGATCTGGGAATCCGCGCGATCCAGATGTCCTACAACCACCAGGGCCTCGCCGGCGCCGGCTGCCTGGAACCGAACGACACCGGTCTTTCGCTCTACGGCAAGAAGATCATCGCCGAGATGAACCGGCTCGGCATGGTGGTCGACACCTCGCATTGCGGCGTCAAGACCACGATGGATTCGATCGAGCATTCGACGGCGCCCATCGCCGTGACGCATTCGAACGCGTCGAGCTTCTCCTCCGACGTGGAGCTCAAGCATCGGCTGAAGTCGGACGAGATCATGAAGGCGCTCGTCAAGAAGGGCGGCATGTTCGGGATGGTGCTGTTCCCCGCCATGCTGCCCGGCGGCATGAACTGCACGCTCGAGCGCTTCATCGATCTGATCGAGCACACGGCCGGCATCGTCGGCAAGCGCAATCTCGGGCTCGGCACCGACTTCGTCTGGCGCCGGCCGCTTTCCTACATCAAGCAGGTCAGGACGGGCCGCGGCACCTTCGACTGGGCGCCGGTCGTGCCGCCCAAATGGCCGGAATGGATGAAGACGCCCGCGGATTTCCCGCGGATCGCCGACGCGCTGGCCGCGCGCAACTGGTCCGACGAGGACATCGACGGCTACATGGGACGGAACTGGCTCGATTTCTACGAGCGGGTTCTTGGCTAG
- a CDS encoding ABC transporter permease, which translates to MRSLTLSLVLRPWVRSTRASGLVLAMPALLLLSALFVLPVLILLSRSFLEPQAGFQNYAELLGSASYRTILLNTFIVSTTVTLVTLAIGFPVAWLLAVVPRVWGLLIFAVILLSMWTNLLTRTFAWMILLQSTGVINRALMALGLIQAPLALTNNLIGITIGMTYIMFPFVILPLYATMKAMDPDVLRAASLCGASRLQCFLHVFLPSCASGIVAGCLMVFVMSLGYFVTPVLLGGPAYMMLAELIVQLIQSMLNWGLGAAAAFILFAVTLGLYALQIRLFDPLAGSRKG; encoded by the coding sequence ATGCGGAGCCTGACCCTCAGCCTCGTCTTGCGGCCCTGGGTCCGCAGCACAAGAGCAAGCGGGTTGGTTCTTGCGATGCCGGCGCTCCTGCTGCTGTCGGCGCTCTTCGTCCTGCCCGTCCTGATCCTGCTGTCGAGGAGCTTCCTGGAGCCGCAGGCGGGGTTCCAGAACTATGCCGAGCTGCTGGGCTCCGCCTCCTATCGCACGATCCTGCTCAACACCTTCATCGTCTCGACGACGGTGACCCTGGTGACGCTGGCGATCGGCTTCCCGGTGGCGTGGCTCCTTGCCGTCGTTCCCCGGGTCTGGGGACTGCTGATCTTCGCCGTGATCCTGCTTTCCATGTGGACGAATCTGCTGACCCGGACCTTCGCCTGGATGATCCTCCTGCAGTCGACGGGGGTGATCAACCGGGCGCTGATGGCGCTGGGGCTGATCCAGGCGCCGCTCGCCCTCACGAACAACCTGATCGGCATCACGATCGGGATGACCTACATCATGTTTCCCTTCGTCATCCTGCCGCTCTACGCGACGATGAAGGCGATGGATCCGGACGTCCTGCGCGCGGCGTCGCTCTGCGGCGCCTCGCGCCTGCAATGCTTCCTCCATGTCTTCCTGCCGAGCTGCGCGTCGGGCATCGTCGCCGGCTGCCTGATGGTCTTCGTCATGTCGCTGGGCTATTTCGTGACGCCGGTTCTGCTGGGCGGTCCCGCCTACATGATGCTGGCCGAGCTGATCGTGCAGCTCATCCAGTCGATGCTGAACTGGGGTCTGGGCGCTGCGGCGGCCTTCATCCTCTTCGCCGTCACGCTGGGGCTCTATGCCTTGCAGATCCGGCTGTTCGATCCGCTGGCCGGCTCGCGGAAGGGCTGA